Proteins co-encoded in one Diprion similis isolate iyDipSimi1 chromosome 13, iyDipSimi1.1, whole genome shotgun sequence genomic window:
- the LOC124413952 gene encoding putative inorganic phosphate cotransporter isoform X2 → MFSSWQICCGRVRQRWVFAVMGCLAITVSYATRICLSLAITQMVTTAESSSNSTTDGETCSGTLSASSSSAGSETYDWDEYTQGIILSSFYWGYIVSQVPGGVMADKFGGKYTLSASILSSTTFTLLTPLVVNKFDSTGLIVLRILMGLGEGTTFPALNVLIAEWAPPHERSKIGTMVMTGTQVGSVVGNALSGILLEYSPIGWPLVFYFFGSLSALWLVTWILFFHSNPDIHPYISETEKKYIQDKISENTRKHTQPIPWRHMATSFPLWGLLIGKFGHDWGYYTMANDLPKYMNNVLKFSITSNGLLTALPYLAMWILSNISSVPADWLIKSGKMTTTHVRKVFTTFGSVGPAIFLVAASYGGCNRVLVVILFIIGVGSMGPYYPGLMVNGVDLSPNYSGTLMAFMISTGSLAGIVTPYVVGVLTPNQTVTEWRLVFWITFAVFMVTNVGVLFWQKGEIQYWNDLESRKNEPKDVESEGTAVKNVENFSTKAVT, encoded by the exons ATGTTTTCGTCTTGGCAAATCTGTT GTGGGAGAGTGCGGCAACGATGGGTATTTGCGGTGATGGGATGTTTGGCGATAACAGTGTCATACGCGACGCGAATTTGCTTATCACTTGCCATTACGCAGATGGTGACAACCGCCGAATCGTCTTCAAACAGCACTACAGACGGAGAAACTTGTTCGGGGACTCTTTCAGCTTCGTCGAGTAGCGCTGGCAGCGAAACGTACGACTGGGATGAATACACTCAG GGAATCATTCTATCGAGTTTCTACTGGGGTTACATAGTATCCCAAGTACCAGGAGGCGTTATGGCGGATAAATTCGGAGGAAAGTACACCCTGAGTGCATCAATCCTGTCATCGACGACATTTACCCTGCTGACACCATTGGTAGTGAATAAATTCGACTCGACGGGATTAATAGTGCTCAGAATCTTGATGGGACTTGGTGAAGGAACGACATTCCCAGCGTTGAACGTGCTCATAGCGGAATGGGCGCCGCCGCATGAAAGGTCGAAGATCGGGACGATGGTGATGACGGGAACACAGGTCGGATCGGTCGTGGGAAACGCTTTGTCCGGAATCTTGCTCGAATACTCGCCGATCGGGTGGCCGCTGGTCTTCTACTTCTTCGGTAGTCTCAGTGCCTTGTGGCTGGTGACCTGGATTCTCTTCTTCCACAGCAACCCGGACATCCATCCGTACATCAGTGAGACCGAGAAGAAGTACATCCAGGACAAGATAAGCGAGAACACGAGGAAGCACACTCAGCCAATCCCCTGGCGCCACATGGCGACCTCTTTCCCGCTCTGGGGTCTTCTCATCGGCAAGTTCGGACACGACTGGGGCTACTACACTATGGCAAACGATCTCCCAAAGTACATGAACAACGTCCTCAAGTTCTCCATAACCTCGAACGGCCTCCTCACCGCTCTACCCTACCTGGCGATGTGGATCCTGAGCAACATATCCTCAGTCCCTGCCGACTGGCTGATAAAAAGCGGTAAGATGACGACCACCCACGTCCGCAAGGTCTTCACTACCTTTGGCTCTGTCGGACCAGCGATCTTCCTCGTAGCAGCGTCCTACGGCGGATGCAACCGCGTCCTCGTCGTTATTCTCTTCATTATTGGCGTCGGTTCGATGGGACCGTACTACCCTGGATTAATGGTTAACGGTGTCGACCTCAGTCCCAACTACTCGGGCACGTTGATGGCTTTCATGATCTCCACTGGCTCCCTCGCTGGAATAGTGACGCCCTACGTGGTCGGAGTGCTAACTCCTAATCAGACCGTGACTGAGTGGAGATTAGTGTTCTGGATCACCTTCGCTGTGTTCATGGTGACGAATGTTGGCGTTTTGTTTTGGCAAAAGGGCGAGATTCAGTACTGGAACGACCTGGAAAGCCGGAAGAACGAACCCAAGGATGTTGAGAGCGAAGGAACGGCCGTCAAGAACGTGGAAAACTTTAGTACTAAGGCTGTCACGTAG
- the LOC124413952 gene encoding putative inorganic phosphate cotransporter isoform X1, protein MFSSWKICCGRVRQRWVFAVMGCLAITVSYATRICLSLAITQMVTTAESSSNSTTDGETCSGTLSASSSSAGSETYDWDEYTQGIILSSFYWGYIVSQVPGGVMADKFGGKYTLSASILSSTTFTLLTPLVVNKFDSTGLIVLRILMGLGEGTTFPALNVLIAEWAPPHERSKIGTMVMTGTQVGSVVGNALSGILLEYSPIGWPLVFYFFGSLSALWLVTWILFFHSNPDIHPYISETEKKYIQDKISENTRKHTQPIPWRHMATSFPLWGLLIGKFGHDWGYYTMANDLPKYMNNVLKFSITSNGLLTALPYLAMWILSNISSVPADWLIKSGKMTTTHVRKVFTTFGSVGPAIFLVAASYGGCNRVLVVILFIIGVGSMGPYYPGLMVNGVDLSPNYSGTLMAFMISTGSLAGIVTPYVVGVLTPNQTVTEWRLVFWITFAVFMVTNVGVLFWQKGEIQYWNDLESRKNEPKDVESEGTAVKNVENFSTKAVT, encoded by the exons ATGTTTTCGTCTTGGAAAATCTGTT GTGGGAGAGTGCGGCAACGATGGGTATTTGCGGTGATGGGATGTTTGGCGATAACAGTGTCATACGCGACGCGAATTTGCTTATCACTTGCCATTACGCAGATGGTGACAACCGCCGAATCGTCTTCAAACAGCACTACAGACGGAGAAACTTGTTCGGGGACTCTTTCAGCTTCGTCGAGTAGCGCTGGCAGCGAAACGTACGACTGGGATGAATACACTCAG GGAATCATTCTATCGAGTTTCTACTGGGGTTACATAGTATCCCAAGTACCAGGAGGCGTTATGGCGGATAAATTCGGAGGAAAGTACACCCTGAGTGCATCAATCCTGTCATCGACGACATTTACCCTGCTGACACCATTGGTAGTGAATAAATTCGACTCGACGGGATTAATAGTGCTCAGAATCTTGATGGGACTTGGTGAAGGAACGACATTCCCAGCGTTGAACGTGCTCATAGCGGAATGGGCGCCGCCGCATGAAAGGTCGAAGATCGGGACGATGGTGATGACGGGAACACAGGTCGGATCGGTCGTGGGAAACGCTTTGTCCGGAATCTTGCTCGAATACTCGCCGATCGGGTGGCCGCTGGTCTTCTACTTCTTCGGTAGTCTCAGTGCCTTGTGGCTGGTGACCTGGATTCTCTTCTTCCACAGCAACCCGGACATCCATCCGTACATCAGTGAGACCGAGAAGAAGTACATCCAGGACAAGATAAGCGAGAACACGAGGAAGCACACTCAGCCAATCCCCTGGCGCCACATGGCGACCTCTTTCCCGCTCTGGGGTCTTCTCATCGGCAAGTTCGGACACGACTGGGGCTACTACACTATGGCAAACGATCTCCCAAAGTACATGAACAACGTCCTCAAGTTCTCCATAACCTCGAACGGCCTCCTCACCGCTCTACCCTACCTGGCGATGTGGATCCTGAGCAACATATCCTCAGTCCCTGCCGACTGGCTGATAAAAAGCGGTAAGATGACGACCACCCACGTCCGCAAGGTCTTCACTACCTTTGGCTCTGTCGGACCAGCGATCTTCCTCGTAGCAGCGTCCTACGGCGGATGCAACCGCGTCCTCGTCGTTATTCTCTTCATTATTGGCGTCGGTTCGATGGGACCGTACTACCCTGGATTAATGGTTAACGGTGTCGACCTCAGTCCCAACTACTCGGGCACGTTGATGGCTTTCATGATCTCCACTGGCTCCCTCGCTGGAATAGTGACGCCCTACGTGGTCGGAGTGCTAACTCCTAATCAGACCGTGACTGAGTGGAGATTAGTGTTCTGGATCACCTTCGCTGTGTTCATGGTGACGAATGTTGGCGTTTTGTTTTGGCAAAAGGGCGAGATTCAGTACTGGAACGACCTGGAAAGCCGGAAGAACGAACCCAAGGATGTTGAGAGCGAAGGAACGGCCGTCAAGAACGTGGAAAACTTTAGTACTAAGGCTGTCACGTAG
- the LOC124413951 gene encoding putative inorganic phosphate cotransporter produces the protein MFSSWTLCCGRVQQRWVFAVMGCLAITMSYTMRITLSLAITEMVTTATPSSNTTTVDEDTCSGTVSTSSNSNAGDTYDWDEYTQGIILSSFYWGYIASQVPGGIMADKFGGKYTLGAAILSSTTFTLLTPLVVNKFDSTGLIVLRILMGLGEGTTFPAVNVLISEWAPPQERSKIGTMVMTGTQVGTILGNALAGILLEYSPIGWPLVFYCFGGLSALWLVSWILFCHSNPDIHPYISEAEKKYIQDKISENTRKHTQPIPWRHMATSLPVWALLIGKFGHDWGFYTMVTDLPKYMSNVLKFSITSNGLLTALPYLAMWIVSNISSVLADWLIKSGKMTTTNVRKAFTTFGSIGPAVFLVAASYGGCNRVLVVILFIIGIGLMGPFYPGLMVNAVDLSPNYSGTLMAIMTAVGALAGILTPDVVGLLTPDQTVGQWRVVFWIAFAVFMVTNVGVLLWQRGDVQYWNDLENNDQGRKDLENGAKPSERDESPEGKPVT, from the exons ATGTTTTCGTCTTGGACACTTTGTT GTGGGAGAGTGCAGCAACGATGGGTGTTTGCGGTGATGGGATGTTTGGCGATAACAATGTCATACACGATGCGAATTACCCTGTCACTTGCTATCACGGAGATGGTGACAACCGCAACACCATCTTCGAACACCACGACCGTAGACGAAGACACATGTTCAGGAACTGTTTCCACTTCGTCGAATAGCAATGCCGGCGACACTTACGACTGGGACGAATACACGCAG GGAATCATTCTGTCAAGCTTCTACTGGGGTTACATAGCATCCCAAGTACCAGGAGGCATTATGGCGGATAAATTCGGAGGAAAGTACACCCTGGGTGCGGCGATACTGTCATCGACGACATTTACCCTGCTGACACCATTGGTAGTGAATAAATTCGACTCGACGGGATTGATAGTCCTCAGAATCCTGATGGGACTCGGTGAAGGAACGACGTTCCCGGCGGTGAACGTGCTCATATCGGAATGGGCACCACCGCAGGAAAGGTCGAAGATCGGGACGATGGTGATGACGGGAACACAGGTCGGAACGATCCTGGGAAACGCGTTGGCCGGAATCCTGCTCGAGTACTCGCCGATCGGGTGGCCGCTGGTTTTCTACTGCTTCGGTGGTCTCAGTGCCTTGTGGCTGGTGTCCTGGATACTCTTCTGCCACAGCAACCCGGACATCCATCCGTACATCAGTGAGGCCGAGAAGAAGTACATCCAGGACAAGATAAGCGAGAACACGAGGAAGCACACTCAGCCAATCCCCTGGCGCCACATGGCGACCTCCTTACCGGTGTGGGCTCTTCTCATCGGCAAGTTCGGGCACGACTGGGGCTTCTACACGATGGTAACCGACCTCCCAAAGTACATGAGCAACGTCCTCAAGTTCTCCATAACCTCAAACGGCCTCCTGACCGCTTTACCTTACCTGGCGATGTGGATCGTGAGTAATATATCCTCCGTCCTTGCCGACTGGCTGATAAAAAGTGGTAAGATGACGACCACCAACGTCCGTAAGGCCTTCACCACATTCGGCTCCATTGGACCGGCGGTATTCCTTGTAGCAGCGTCTTACGGCGGGTGCAACCGTGTTCTGGTCGTCATTCTCTTCATCATTGGTATCGGTTTGATGGGACCGTTCTACCCTGGGTTGATGGTCAACGCCGTTGACCTTAGTCCCAACTACTCGGGCACATTAATGGCGATAATGACCGCCGTTGGCGCCTTGGCTGGGATACTAACACCTGATGTAGTCGGACTGCTGACTCCCGATCAGACAGTGGGTCAGTGGAGAGTGGTATTCTGGATAGCATTCGCCGTGTTTATGGTGACGAATGTTGGGGTCCTGTTATGGCAGCGAGGTGATGTCCAATACTGGAATGATCTAGAGAATAACGATCAAGGTCGGAAGGACCTCGAGAACGGAGCGAAGCCCAGTGAACGCGATGAGAGTCCGGAAGGCAAGCCCGTCACGTAG